From one Eleginops maclovinus isolate JMC-PN-2008 ecotype Puerto Natales chromosome 7, JC_Emac_rtc_rv5, whole genome shotgun sequence genomic stretch:
- the adarb1b gene encoding double-stranded RNA-specific editase 1 isoform X3 — MGVAEQLPNGSGLGSRKRPLEEGNNGHTHSKFRAKKRKKTPGPVLPKNALMQLNEIKPGLQYKLLSQTGPVHAPVFVMTVEVNGQMFEGMGPTKKKAKLNAAEKALRSFVQFPNASEAHLAMGRTLTVNTDFTSDQADFPDMLFNGFETPAAPEEAFFLGSNGNSSLNSLGEYPLPTPPGSNLAQAPLPPPSTFSSPSSGKNPVMILNELRPGLKYDFVSESGESHAKNFVMSVTVDTQTFEGSGRNKKLAKARAAQAALSALFNMQLDQTPSRQPIPSEGLQLHLPQVLADAVSRLVVDKFSELTENFTSPHARRKVLAGVVMTTGTDVKEAQVICVSTGTKCINGEYMSDRGLALNDCHAEIIARRSLIRYLYTQLEVFLSKDDHNKSIFMSCEKGGYRLKDNVQFHLYISTSPCGDARIFSPHEAGVEDQGDRHPNRKARGQLRTKIESGEGTIPVRSSNTIQTWDGVLQGERLLTMSCSDKIARWNVVGIQGSLMSYFTEPIYFSSIILGSLYHADHLSRAMYQRIAEIEDLPQQFNLNRPLLSGISNAEARQPGKAPNFSVNWTVGDQALEVINATTGKDDMGRASRLCKHALYSRWVRLHSKVNTLHCKLSSILWVKVLRPSSYHDAKQAATEYHSAKQALIKAFHKSGLGAWVKKPIEQDQFSLCS; from the exons ATGGGAGTGGCTGAACAGCTCCCCAATGGAAGCGGCCTGGGCAGTCGCAAACGTCCCCTAGAAGAGGGGAACAATGGGCACACACACTCCAAGTTCCGGGCCAAGAAACGCAAGAAAACGCCAGGGCCGGTCCTGCCCAAGAATGCTCTGATGCAGTTGAACGAAATCAAACCGGGTCTACAGTACAAACTGCTGTCTCAGACGGGACCAGTACATGCACCAGTTTTTGTCATGACTGTGGAGGTCAATGGACAGATGTTTGAGGGCATGGGCCCCACCAAAAAGAAGGCCAAATTAAATGCAGCAGAAAAAGCCCTGCGTTCCTTCGTCCAGTTCCCCAATGCCTCTGAGGCGCACCTGGCCATGGGTCGAACACTGACAGTGAACACAGACTTTACATCTGACCAAGCCGACTTCCCTGACATGCTTTTCAATGGCTTTGAGACGCCAGCTGCACCTGAAGAGGCCTTCTTTCTAGGCTCCAATGGTAACAGCTCCTTAAATTCATTAGGGGAGTACCCACTGCCCACGCCTCCTGGCAGCAACCTTGCCCAGGCCCCATTGCCCCCTCCATCAACATTCAGCTCCCCTTCCAGTGGTAAAAATCCAGTCATGATCCTCAATGAGCTCAGGCCAGGCCTCAAGTATGACTTTGTCTCAGAGAGCGGGGAGAGTCATGCCAAGAATTTTGTGATGTCAGTAACGGTGGATACACAGACGTTTGAAGGCTCAGGGCGCAACAAGAAGCTGGCTAAAGCCCGGGCAGCGCAGGCCGCCCTATCTGCTCTCTTCAACATGCAGCTAGACCAGACACCATCCCGGCAACCCATTCCGAGTGAGGGATTGCAGCTTCATCTACCCCAG GTTCTGGCTGATGCAGTCTCTCGCCTGGTGGTGGATAAGTTCAGCGAGCTGACAGAAAACTTCACCTCACCACATGCACGACGGAAAGTCCTAGCAGGGGTCGTCATGACTACAG GGACCGATGTGAAGGAAGCACAGGTAATTTGTGTTTCCACGGGAACCAAATGCATCAATGGTGAGTACATGAGCGACCGCGGCCTGGCCCTTAACGACTGCCACGCAGAGATAATCGCCCGACGCTCGCTCATCAGGTACCTCTACACCCAGCTGGAGGTCTTCCTCAG CAAAGACGACCACAACAAGTCGATATTCATGTCGTGCGAAAAGGGAGGCTACAGGTTAAAGGACAACGTTCAGTTCCACCTATACATCAGCACCTCGCCCTGCGGAGATGCCAGGATCTTCTCTCCACACGAGGCCGGAGTAGAAG ACCAAGGGGACAGGCATCCAAACAGGAAAGCACGGGGCCAGTTAAGGACCAAAATTGAGTCGGGGGAGGGCACCATCCCCGTGAGGTCCAGCAACACCATCCAGACGTGGGACGGGGTGCTGCAGGGGGAGAGGCTACTCACCATGTCCTGCAGTGACAAGATCGCAAG GTGGAACGTGGTGGGCATCCAAGGCTCTTTGATGAGCTACTTCACAGAGCCTATCTACTTCTCCAGCATCATCCTTGGCAGCCTTTACCATGCTGACCACCTCTCCAGGGCCATGTACCAGCGCATCGCAGAAATCGAGGACCTGCCGCAGCAGTTCAACCTCAACAGGCCTCTGCTCAGCG GTATAAGTAATGCAGAGGCCAGGCAACCAGGCAAGGCACCCAACTTCAGCGTGAACTGGACAGTGGGTGACCAGGCGCTGGAGGTGATCAACGCAACCACAGGCAAAGACGACATGGGCCGCGCTTCACGTCTTTGCAAGCATGCGCTATACAGCCGCTGGGTGCGCCTGCACTCCAAGGTAAATACACTGCACTGCAAG CTCTCTTCCATCTTGTGGGTGAAGGTGCTGAGGCCCAGCTCCTACCATGATGCCAAGCAGGCAGCCACAGAGTACCACTCTGCAAAGCAGGCACTCATTAAGGCCTTCCACAAGTCGGGGCTGGGGGCCTGGGTCAAAAAGCCCATCGAGCAAGACCAGTTCAGCCTGTGCTCCTGA
- the adarb1b gene encoding double-stranded RNA-specific editase 1 isoform X2, whose product MDVDEEENMSSSSTDVKENRNLDNVSCKDGMGVAEQLPNGSGLGSRKRPLEEGNNGHTHSKFRAKKRKKTPGPVLPKNALMQLNEIKPGLQYKLLSQTGPVHAPVFVMTVEVNGQMFEGMGPTKKKAKLNAAEKALRSFVQFPNASEAHLAMGRTLTVNTDFTSDQADFPDMLFNGFETPAAPEEAFFLGSNGNSSLNSLGEYPLPTPPGSNLAQAPLPPPSTFSSPSSGKNPVMILNELRPGLKYDFVSESGESHAKNFVMSVTVDTQTFEGSGRNKKLAKARAAQAALSALFNMQLDQTPSRQPIPSEGLQLHLPQVLADAVSRLVVDKFSELTENFTSPHARRKVLAGVVMTTGTDVKEAQVICVSTGTKCINGEYMSDRGLALNDCHAEIIARRSLIRYLYTQLEVFLSKDDHNKSIFMSCEKGGYRLKDNVQFHLYISTSPCGDARIFSPHEAGVEDQGDRHPNRKARGQLRTKIESGEGTIPVRSSNTIQTWDGVLQGERLLTMSCSDKIARWNVVGIQGSLMSYFTEPIYFSSIILGSLYHADHLSRAMYQRIAEIEDLPQQFNLNRPLLSGISNAEARQPGKAPNFSVNWTVGDQALEVINATTGKDDMGRASRLCKHALYSRWVRLHSKLSSILWVKVLRPSSYHDAKQAATEYHSAKQALIKAFHKSGLGAWVKKPIEQDQFSLCS is encoded by the exons ATGGATGTGGATGAGGAGGAGAATATGA GTTCGAGCAGCACAGATGTTAAGGAAAACCGAAACCTGGACAACGTGTCCTGCAAAGACGGGATGGGAGTGGCTGAACAGCTCCCCAATGGAAGCGGCCTGGGCAGTCGCAAACGTCCCCTAGAAGAGGGGAACAATGGGCACACACACTCCAAGTTCCGGGCCAAGAAACGCAAGAAAACGCCAGGGCCGGTCCTGCCCAAGAATGCTCTGATGCAGTTGAACGAAATCAAACCGGGTCTACAGTACAAACTGCTGTCTCAGACGGGACCAGTACATGCACCAGTTTTTGTCATGACTGTGGAGGTCAATGGACAGATGTTTGAGGGCATGGGCCCCACCAAAAAGAAGGCCAAATTAAATGCAGCAGAAAAAGCCCTGCGTTCCTTCGTCCAGTTCCCCAATGCCTCTGAGGCGCACCTGGCCATGGGTCGAACACTGACAGTGAACACAGACTTTACATCTGACCAAGCCGACTTCCCTGACATGCTTTTCAATGGCTTTGAGACGCCAGCTGCACCTGAAGAGGCCTTCTTTCTAGGCTCCAATGGTAACAGCTCCTTAAATTCATTAGGGGAGTACCCACTGCCCACGCCTCCTGGCAGCAACCTTGCCCAGGCCCCATTGCCCCCTCCATCAACATTCAGCTCCCCTTCCAGTGGTAAAAATCCAGTCATGATCCTCAATGAGCTCAGGCCAGGCCTCAAGTATGACTTTGTCTCAGAGAGCGGGGAGAGTCATGCCAAGAATTTTGTGATGTCAGTAACGGTGGATACACAGACGTTTGAAGGCTCAGGGCGCAACAAGAAGCTGGCTAAAGCCCGGGCAGCGCAGGCCGCCCTATCTGCTCTCTTCAACATGCAGCTAGACCAGACACCATCCCGGCAACCCATTCCGAGTGAGGGATTGCAGCTTCATCTACCCCAG GTTCTGGCTGATGCAGTCTCTCGCCTGGTGGTGGATAAGTTCAGCGAGCTGACAGAAAACTTCACCTCACCACATGCACGACGGAAAGTCCTAGCAGGGGTCGTCATGACTACAG GGACCGATGTGAAGGAAGCACAGGTAATTTGTGTTTCCACGGGAACCAAATGCATCAATGGTGAGTACATGAGCGACCGCGGCCTGGCCCTTAACGACTGCCACGCAGAGATAATCGCCCGACGCTCGCTCATCAGGTACCTCTACACCCAGCTGGAGGTCTTCCTCAG CAAAGACGACCACAACAAGTCGATATTCATGTCGTGCGAAAAGGGAGGCTACAGGTTAAAGGACAACGTTCAGTTCCACCTATACATCAGCACCTCGCCCTGCGGAGATGCCAGGATCTTCTCTCCACACGAGGCCGGAGTAGAAG ACCAAGGGGACAGGCATCCAAACAGGAAAGCACGGGGCCAGTTAAGGACCAAAATTGAGTCGGGGGAGGGCACCATCCCCGTGAGGTCCAGCAACACCATCCAGACGTGGGACGGGGTGCTGCAGGGGGAGAGGCTACTCACCATGTCCTGCAGTGACAAGATCGCAAG GTGGAACGTGGTGGGCATCCAAGGCTCTTTGATGAGCTACTTCACAGAGCCTATCTACTTCTCCAGCATCATCCTTGGCAGCCTTTACCATGCTGACCACCTCTCCAGGGCCATGTACCAGCGCATCGCAGAAATCGAGGACCTGCCGCAGCAGTTCAACCTCAACAGGCCTCTGCTCAGCG GTATAAGTAATGCAGAGGCCAGGCAACCAGGCAAGGCACCCAACTTCAGCGTGAACTGGACAGTGGGTGACCAGGCGCTGGAGGTGATCAACGCAACCACAGGCAAAGACGACATGGGCCGCGCTTCACGTCTTTGCAAGCATGCGCTATACAGCCGCTGGGTGCGCCTGCACTCCAAG CTCTCTTCCATCTTGTGGGTGAAGGTGCTGAGGCCCAGCTCCTACCATGATGCCAAGCAGGCAGCCACAGAGTACCACTCTGCAAAGCAGGCACTCATTAAGGCCTTCCACAAGTCGGGGCTGGGGGCCTGGGTCAAAAAGCCCATCGAGCAAGACCAGTTCAGCCTGTGCTCCTGA
- the adarb1b gene encoding double-stranded RNA-specific editase 1 isoform X1: protein MDVDEEENMSSSSTDVKENRNLDNVSCKDGMGVAEQLPNGSGLGSRKRPLEEGNNGHTHSKFRAKKRKKTPGPVLPKNALMQLNEIKPGLQYKLLSQTGPVHAPVFVMTVEVNGQMFEGMGPTKKKAKLNAAEKALRSFVQFPNASEAHLAMGRTLTVNTDFTSDQADFPDMLFNGFETPAAPEEAFFLGSNGNSSLNSLGEYPLPTPPGSNLAQAPLPPPSTFSSPSSGKNPVMILNELRPGLKYDFVSESGESHAKNFVMSVTVDTQTFEGSGRNKKLAKARAAQAALSALFNMQLDQTPSRQPIPSEGLQLHLPQVLADAVSRLVVDKFSELTENFTSPHARRKVLAGVVMTTGTDVKEAQVICVSTGTKCINGEYMSDRGLALNDCHAEIIARRSLIRYLYTQLEVFLSKDDHNKSIFMSCEKGGYRLKDNVQFHLYISTSPCGDARIFSPHEAGVEDQGDRHPNRKARGQLRTKIESGEGTIPVRSSNTIQTWDGVLQGERLLTMSCSDKIARWNVVGIQGSLMSYFTEPIYFSSIILGSLYHADHLSRAMYQRIAEIEDLPQQFNLNRPLLSGISNAEARQPGKAPNFSVNWTVGDQALEVINATTGKDDMGRASRLCKHALYSRWVRLHSKVNTLHCKLSSILWVKVLRPSSYHDAKQAATEYHSAKQALIKAFHKSGLGAWVKKPIEQDQFSLCS, encoded by the exons ATGGATGTGGATGAGGAGGAGAATATGA GTTCGAGCAGCACAGATGTTAAGGAAAACCGAAACCTGGACAACGTGTCCTGCAAAGACGGGATGGGAGTGGCTGAACAGCTCCCCAATGGAAGCGGCCTGGGCAGTCGCAAACGTCCCCTAGAAGAGGGGAACAATGGGCACACACACTCCAAGTTCCGGGCCAAGAAACGCAAGAAAACGCCAGGGCCGGTCCTGCCCAAGAATGCTCTGATGCAGTTGAACGAAATCAAACCGGGTCTACAGTACAAACTGCTGTCTCAGACGGGACCAGTACATGCACCAGTTTTTGTCATGACTGTGGAGGTCAATGGACAGATGTTTGAGGGCATGGGCCCCACCAAAAAGAAGGCCAAATTAAATGCAGCAGAAAAAGCCCTGCGTTCCTTCGTCCAGTTCCCCAATGCCTCTGAGGCGCACCTGGCCATGGGTCGAACACTGACAGTGAACACAGACTTTACATCTGACCAAGCCGACTTCCCTGACATGCTTTTCAATGGCTTTGAGACGCCAGCTGCACCTGAAGAGGCCTTCTTTCTAGGCTCCAATGGTAACAGCTCCTTAAATTCATTAGGGGAGTACCCACTGCCCACGCCTCCTGGCAGCAACCTTGCCCAGGCCCCATTGCCCCCTCCATCAACATTCAGCTCCCCTTCCAGTGGTAAAAATCCAGTCATGATCCTCAATGAGCTCAGGCCAGGCCTCAAGTATGACTTTGTCTCAGAGAGCGGGGAGAGTCATGCCAAGAATTTTGTGATGTCAGTAACGGTGGATACACAGACGTTTGAAGGCTCAGGGCGCAACAAGAAGCTGGCTAAAGCCCGGGCAGCGCAGGCCGCCCTATCTGCTCTCTTCAACATGCAGCTAGACCAGACACCATCCCGGCAACCCATTCCGAGTGAGGGATTGCAGCTTCATCTACCCCAG GTTCTGGCTGATGCAGTCTCTCGCCTGGTGGTGGATAAGTTCAGCGAGCTGACAGAAAACTTCACCTCACCACATGCACGACGGAAAGTCCTAGCAGGGGTCGTCATGACTACAG GGACCGATGTGAAGGAAGCACAGGTAATTTGTGTTTCCACGGGAACCAAATGCATCAATGGTGAGTACATGAGCGACCGCGGCCTGGCCCTTAACGACTGCCACGCAGAGATAATCGCCCGACGCTCGCTCATCAGGTACCTCTACACCCAGCTGGAGGTCTTCCTCAG CAAAGACGACCACAACAAGTCGATATTCATGTCGTGCGAAAAGGGAGGCTACAGGTTAAAGGACAACGTTCAGTTCCACCTATACATCAGCACCTCGCCCTGCGGAGATGCCAGGATCTTCTCTCCACACGAGGCCGGAGTAGAAG ACCAAGGGGACAGGCATCCAAACAGGAAAGCACGGGGCCAGTTAAGGACCAAAATTGAGTCGGGGGAGGGCACCATCCCCGTGAGGTCCAGCAACACCATCCAGACGTGGGACGGGGTGCTGCAGGGGGAGAGGCTACTCACCATGTCCTGCAGTGACAAGATCGCAAG GTGGAACGTGGTGGGCATCCAAGGCTCTTTGATGAGCTACTTCACAGAGCCTATCTACTTCTCCAGCATCATCCTTGGCAGCCTTTACCATGCTGACCACCTCTCCAGGGCCATGTACCAGCGCATCGCAGAAATCGAGGACCTGCCGCAGCAGTTCAACCTCAACAGGCCTCTGCTCAGCG GTATAAGTAATGCAGAGGCCAGGCAACCAGGCAAGGCACCCAACTTCAGCGTGAACTGGACAGTGGGTGACCAGGCGCTGGAGGTGATCAACGCAACCACAGGCAAAGACGACATGGGCCGCGCTTCACGTCTTTGCAAGCATGCGCTATACAGCCGCTGGGTGCGCCTGCACTCCAAGGTAAATACACTGCACTGCAAG CTCTCTTCCATCTTGTGGGTGAAGGTGCTGAGGCCCAGCTCCTACCATGATGCCAAGCAGGCAGCCACAGAGTACCACTCTGCAAAGCAGGCACTCATTAAGGCCTTCCACAAGTCGGGGCTGGGGGCCTGGGTCAAAAAGCCCATCGAGCAAGACCAGTTCAGCCTGTGCTCCTGA